Part of the Capsicum annuum cultivar UCD-10X-F1 chromosome 12, UCD10Xv1.1, whole genome shotgun sequence genome is shown below.
GCAGAAGAATCTATGTTTATAGAAGAGACATATACTATTAAgtaaatttggtaaaaatatcACTTAGATAGAAAtttagaatttcttttttttatataagaaggaatttaattgatttagaagtgctagattttatgattttttacctgaagcaaataaaaaactaaatttaaagGAAATATTATTTATCCATTTGAAGTCTTATGTAATAAAAACATTGCGTGTTTATAATAGAATCTTATATATGATTAATTGTAGAAATTTTCTGACGTGTAGCAAACAAAATATGAATCACATTTATGGAATGCTCAACTAGTACAGCGTAGGTCTCTTGCGTCTATAGTGGTACAACCACAAATTCTGCCTCTGTAATCTCtgtaatataaattaaaaaaaaaaaattctaccaaAAAAAAGAGTTTAGGAATCTTCTCATATATTAATgagtctttttatttattttttcatatatctatTATAGTTCGTATcagtattttaaaataattaaataataatagaagaagaaagatgaaaaaacgATTTCATGTAAAGAtagttttaatgaaggacaaaaaatttaaatcactttctAAGAGTATTTACACTTTTAATATGCTGTAAATTTACATTTTTTCTTATTCCTACAATCCAAACTCACAAgttaaaatttgaaactcattGTTCTAGGTTCACACAGAATGGTTCACGAGTCATGAACTAGGTTCATGACTAAGTAGAACTACTCGTGGAACCCATTTCAGTTATTTAGTAATCCACAAATTGATTCACGAGTTGTGGAACCAGATCACGACTCGTGGAACTACTCGTTGAAGAAGTTGTTCGGTTCATTAACTTCTCAGGTTTCCAAACTTAACAGCACGATTGCGGAATGGAAATCGGGAACCAAATCGTGATACCTCACTTGAGAATTGtcaacaatttttaaaaattattaatgacGGCACAAGTCGTGAAATCAGACTAGGATTCGTGAAATCCATTTCAGGACTCATGAAATTAATGTCACCGATTGTTCCAACGACTTTTAACAATATCTTAAAAGGATATTTCAGACTTTTCTTGACCCAGGACCCAATTCCACGATGTTCAATCTccttaataaagttattttcataattttattgataTCCCCTCGTCCTTCTCGCGAAACCCCCATAGCAAAACGAAGTTTCTCTAAAAATCAAGTCTAGAATTTCAAGCAAGATTTCCTTCAGTTTCTTCACCAACTTCATGTTTCCTTCTCAAATATGTAAGAATTTGGTAAGGGTATCCTTTGATCCtcatatcagattttcaaaaagtaCTATCGTATCATAATGTTAAAGTTAGGAATTTTATCCTAAGTTGATAAATCTTTTAAATTTCAATCTTAATTAATTTCAGTAGTCCTTAACATTGTGTAGCTACAACAAAACACGAcaagataactaattttgaaataactCATTCCCCAACCAAACGATCCTTAATACTTAATCTTAATCATGTTCGTATAATTCTCACTTGCTACTGTAGATAGCAAAGCATGTTTTTTTAGCTGGAGAATAATCCCACACTAAAAACAATCAAGTGATAGCACGCTCACCAAAACGTGAACTCTGATTGGTTCGTGATATTACTCGCGCTGTGAGGTAGGACAAAAATAAAACCGAGCTGTTATTTttcacttatatttgtatttacatTACAACCACTGACTGACGTTTCAGAATTTTATATCCACATTAGTTCACTTTGTATTTGTACCTTTACTCTTCCCTATTTCTCTCTCCCTCAAGCCTGCctagttagggttttgatttttcTTACAGTAATTTTGACCCACTCACTCACCCACAGGGTCAGCCTGATTTGGAAGCTGAATTATATTTGGGAATGTCTCAGTATTAGCTTTTGTTGAGCTAGGTAAATACTATCAACTGAGTGCATCAGCTAAAATTGttattattcttgttgttgttatgttgTAATGATTATGTGATTTTTGTGACAGAGAAAGGAGGAAAAATGGAAGGAAATGAGCATGAATTGATGTTAGCATGTGTCATTTCGGGGACCCTTTTCTCTCTCCTTGCTTCTGCTTCTTTTGCTTTACTCTGGGCTGTTAATTGGCGCCCATGGCGAATTTATaggtatttttctttatttactaaGTTTTCATACAGGGGTGCCTCAAGGCTAAAGCTAGTAAAGTTTGCTTTAGGCCTCAAAAagtttaatatgaattttatgattttagtttcactttaaaaaaaacattaaagattgtaaaatataaaagataaaaattcaaattagattaaaaagaaagaaaactatcTACATTTCATTGAAAAATTTTTAGAACTTTTTGCCAAATCttcacataaataaataaaattttcacaataatattcaaggtaatgcattgcaaataaatgactatcatcttattaattaaaagtagtccttacttttataaataataatattactacgTGAAGTTAAATGCTTAATGCCTTCTAAGAATACCACACTAAACAAAAAGTAGTAtgtaagaattaaaaaataactcgaatttattgataatatttttgttatgtgTTCATATTTAAGATCTCATGTTAAAATTTTGCTTTaagccactaattttattgagacggtCTTGTTTTCATATGCTCTACTACATAGTGCGAAACCACCTAAATACATCCCAACGTAATGTCATGGTAATCCCGTAACCTGCAATGTAGAAGAAGGTGATCCACGTCTTTGCTCGCATAGTTCTGTCTAACTGATCAGTTTAGTTTCTGAGATTGGTTTTCCCGGAGCATAAGACCAAGTTGATGTATCTGTTCATAGATGGATGTTTTACTGATGAAAATGTTCTTTTTTGTGGTTTATATCTCTTTTTTGCCTTTCAGTTGGATCTTTGCTCGAAAATGGCCGGGATTCTTACAAGGCCCCCAGCTGGGAATTATATGTAGTTTCTTGTCGCTGTCTGCATGGATAATTGTGATCTCTCCGGTTGTGGTGCTTGTTACATGGGGATGCTGGTTAATGTTGATATTGGGTCGAGATATAGTTGGTCTAGCTGTAATAATGGCGGGAAGTTCTTTGCTTTTGACATTCTACTCAATAATGCTTTGGTGGAGAACGCAGTGGCAAAGTTCAAGTATGCATTACTTCTTCTCTTGTACTTGCTTGAAGAGAACCTATTATGAGGAAAAAATATGGATGTTCTCAACACATTCATACACGTCCACATATATATTTACCTAATATTTCAACTATCATCATATTAACTCATCTAAgcataagaattttttttgtcaaaactTGATTAAAAGACTGTAGTTATGTGTCCTTAAATTCCCCATTCCCGGTAAGCTGTAGGAAAAACGAACGTTACATAAGTAGGTAAATAATCCAATACACTGTTGATGAGTATGACTCTATCACCCAGGCATAGATATTGTCTTTTCCAAGTTGCAAGTTTCTTTCAAATGTCTCCTTCTATCTTTTGCAATACTTGCTTGGCCTTATATTTAGCACCTAGGGGTATGCCTTGATATGTAGTTGGAAGCTCACATGTTCGACACCCAAATTCTCTCCTAATATTTGCAAGTCTTCGGCATCATTAATAGGAAATAATGTCTCTTTCCCAGATTAATCTTCACAGCAGACAAGAAGTAATTACTCATCAATTGGGTAAGTTTCAAATAACTGTAAGCTGACTCGTAAATATCTCAATTGGGTCTCCTTTTTCCCAGAAAGGATTGGtgtatcatcaacatacaagaagTTAGAAGTAGTTACTCTATTAGAATCCTCTGTCCCCATTATGAACCCTTGGGCCAATTTAGAGAGTTGGCCTTGCACATCATTAAGTTTAGTCCCTCTATTGTCTGAATGAATAAGAAGGGAGATAGTGGATCACCCTATCTCGAGCCCTTGTATGTAAAGAAAAAGCCTTCTGGTGACCTATTTACAACTACTGTGAATTTCACAATAGAAATTCACCAATCAATCCACCTGATCCCTTCTCCCCCAAAGCCTATTATTTTCCAGAGATTTTGCAAGTCAAATTTACATGATTGAAAGCCTTCTCTATATCCAACCTACAGAAAATATCAGCTTCCCTTGCCTCTTTTTACTGTCTAGACATTCTTTTTTGCAATAAGCACGTGTTCATGATTTGTCTTGCTTAAATAAAAAACGTTTTGAGTGTCCATGGCCAGCCAGTACATCACCTTTTTCAAGCTCTCTGGCAAAAGTTTGGAAATGATCCGTTAGAAGCTCCCTACTAAGATTGTTGGATTAAAGTTCCTCATTTCTTCTGTCCCTTTCTTCTAGCGAACTAATACTACGGATGCTTTAAAACTATTTTCGAACTTCccaggaaaaaaaattaatagccGCCAACAATGCTTGTGAAATGCCATATTGAACCCATCTGGACTCGGCTTTTTCGCCTTTGCAACTTTTTATGATAATATTCACTTGTTCTATTGCGAAAGGTCTCTGTACTTTTCTCTATCATTCTCTGAGATTCTAGGCTAGTTAGTTTTGAAGGTTGGTTTCCAGTTCTCACTTTCCCTTTGAAGATTACTTTTAAAGTTCAAATTTTCCCTTCTGATTGCTATATGATCCTATTTTCATTGATTTCTGGTCTTAATTATATCTCATGTTAGCATTTGTGTTCTTGTGAAAGAATTTGGTGTTTTTATCCCGGCCTTAATTCACAAAACCTATATCTCTGTTCGGTAAATCTCTTCAAGCTTTTCAGCCTGCTGTAGTTCCATCCAGAATGTAGCTCTCTTTggtcaacttatctttcattCAACTCCCCAGTCTCCAATTTCCTTGAAGCCTTCTAGTTCTTTGAGCTTGCGTAGAATCATTCTATATTTTTTCCAAGTTGCCAAATAGACTTGTTGCTCCACTCTTACAACTTTAGCTTTAGGTTCATTAACTCGTAGGCTAGTACATAGTTTGGAACCTCTTATATTGGAAGGAGTCACCAACCCTTTTACATAGTCTTGAACCTCTTAAATTGGAAGGAGTCCCACCAACCCTTTACTCTTCCCAAAAACCCTTTGAAGGACAAGTTGATTTGACTCAAATTTAACATAAGATCTTCTTTACTCCTATTTGCATACTGTGTTGTTTGACTTGATTGTAATTATCATCCCACACAACGTTGAATAAAAATCTGCCTAATCTTGAAACTAACACTGAACAACTTTCCATATGAAATATGTGCAAAAGAATCAAAACGAACCATACCGAATTTAATTAGGTATGGTATTTGTATGCCATCCTTTGCCCCATGGCCCATACTTTGAGATGCTCTTCAATGTCGTTCAAGAACCCATTTTTAACTATGAAAAGGATCAAGGGGCTGCAAACCTGAGATATTATTATGgtaaatacaacaacatacctagtgagATATTATTATGGCAACTGATGAACAAAAACCCGGAGCTATGGTTCAAATTTACCTCGATTCACCCCCTCATGAGGAGTTACCAAACACTTTGACCCTTTGTGCATTCCAATAATAAAGGATTAGTCAATCAAATAATAGTAAATGAGGCGGTTTGATAGTAAACAAATTGCGAGTCTGTTTGGAAACACGAATGCTGAAAATATTTTGACTGAAATGTATAAAACCATACAAATTCTACTGACGAGCACTTTTATTACCAAGCACACGTGCAAGCAGGAATGGTGATCCAAGCATTCCTTAAATTTCTACTTCTCTAAGAAAAAAGATtgtcaaataaaaatagtaatatgtTGGTGTAGGGAGATCGCGTTGAAGGAAGCATTTCCTAGTTTATATCGCGGTTCTTGTTTGAGAGAGATGACAGTCCAACAAATTTGTCGGTCTAATGAAGCTGGGATTTAAGATTCAGAAGGAACCTTCATGATTGGGAGATGGTGGAATTTCACAATTTGTTAGAGCTTTTATATGGGCCAGACACATCAAACACCTTGTTGGATGCACGGAGGTGGCAGGAGAGTGATGACAGCTTATTCACTGGTAGCTCTTTTATAAGAGGTT
Proteins encoded:
- the LOC107850165 gene encoding calpain-type cysteine protease DEK1-like yields the protein MEGNEHELMLACVISGTLFSLLASASFALLWAVNWRPWRIYSWIFARKWPGFLQGPQLGIICSFLSLSAWIIVISPVVVLVTWGCWLMLILGRDIVGLAVIMAGSSLLLTFYSIMLWWRTQWQSSRAVAVLLLLAVGLLCAYELCAVYVTAGVRASERYSPSGFFFGVSAISLAINMLFICRMVFNGNGLDVDEYVRRAYKFAYSDCIEVGPVACLQEPPDPNELYPRQSRR